Within the Emys orbicularis isolate rEmyOrb1 chromosome 5, rEmyOrb1.hap1, whole genome shotgun sequence genome, the region agtacacctctaccccgatataacgcgacctgatataacacgaattcagatataacgcggtaaagcagcgctccgggggggcggggctgcgcactccggtggatcaaagcaagttcgatataatgcagtttcacctataatgcggtaagattttttggctcccgaggacagcgttatatcgaggtagaggtgtatgtatttcGCTTTCCACTCTTAAAGGCTTTCTGAGAACATTTGAAATATGGGCCAACTCACCACATTCCCCAGGCTCACTGTCCAATTAAGTTAAACTTACCTGATAAGTGAAAACTTAGGTTCAATACATCCCTGTTTGTATGTTTTTACTagcaggaaatcagtggtgtacCAAGGAAAATCTCTCTGCTGCAGAAACACTTCAACTATTTAGAGTTAAGCCAGCTAAAGAACTGATCATGGCACCAGCAGCTTTTAATGCAAAGGAATGGCAAAATGTGGATGAATCACTTGTAAGTAATATGGCAATGGTGGAAACTTTATCGGTTACTTCAGCTATATTCCATCATTATAATATCACTAATATTAATATATCATCTAAGTATCACTGTTCACTTTGAATGCAACTGGCTGAAAATGTTTCCTCAAAATGATGCAATCACAAAGTGGTATGATGTTTTCTTTATAATTTCCTAAGCACAAAATCATGATCTAATCCTCTTCATGTTACTTACACCAATagttccactaacttcagtggggttgtGACAGTGTgccccataaggcttcatgggaatatgcttatgaatgtatatatgatataactagaatatgttttatgctacatatgccatgtaacatatctctgtaaaggttatgatctactgaatctattaattgtatgcatgtataatttttgtattaaaagttatgaatattggctgggcaccggcttgatttttaagtagcctttgtaaagcatttggtcagcttcttgagaaaggaatgtgcaaattaagtgcccaaccaagaagcacttaagggacaGCGGATCCTGGGAGGCTCCAATCTGCATAAGAAGTCTCCATGAGGACGTTCAAGGGAGCAGGTAAGCAATGACTGAGTCAGACTGAGTcttgcatggacatgtgacttgcccatgtgactccaaaactccatcttggagctggactttgcataggggagaggagggggtctccacccacaagagaaagtctacttaaactcctgggagacccctccatttggtcttcagctggctaaagagatagcctctccacccccaaggatacctgaaagagactggaacaaaggacagtaactacagggggtgtgagtgattgctggacccagactagaaggagactaatctgtaaaaggaagcttactggaactggtgaggtattatctgtattcagttttcttagacatagacttgcgtgttctattttattttacttggtaattcactttgttctgtctgctattacttggaaccacttaaatcctactttctgtatttaataaaatcactttttacttattaattaacccagagtgtgggggggggcaaacaactgtgcatatctctctatcagtgttatagagggcgaacaatttatgagtttaccctgtataagctttataaaacggatttatttgggatttggaccccattgggagttgggcatctgagtgttacaGACCGGAACAcgtctgtaagctgctttcagttaagtctgcagctttggggcatgtggttcagaccctgggtctgtgttggagcagactggcatgtctagctcaacaagacagggtgctggagtcccaagctggcagggaaagcaggggcaaaagtagtcttggcacatcagttggcagccccaagggggtttctgtgatccaacccgtcacaggggtgACAAGTCGTAGTTAAAGCAAGCATGACTTGGCCTAAAGATAGTTCAAATATTTGCCTGTTTTCCATTTTCAATCATCAGACTAACAAACTAGGACAGTGAACATgggaaacaatcagttgcaccaCGTACATCAGTTCTTTATACTTGCTTTGAAAAACCACTCACTTGGGTTCTCTTCCCTCTCTACCAGTCTCTGTTGCATATGCATATTGATGATGGCATTAACCTTTTGTCTATTTTTGTTAATGTTGGGCTCTATCATTATTTCTGTTAGCTTAATGTTATTCTTGATAGCCTTTGAAGCTGTTGACCTGGCGACCATCGGTAACTGCTCCTGATAATAGTGGTCTGTAAAGTCAACCTCATCCTGAATATTTTTAATtctggggggaggaaaaaaaaagcaaatgttaaTGAGTCAGTTACGTTACTACTAATAAATACTGAACACATTATGATGTTTAGCACCTTTCAAGACCCTGGTTACATATTACTAATGAATTCTCACAATTCCATTGTGTGGaaggtattatctccattttataaatggggaaacctTAACACAGagataagtgatttgcccaaaccCACAGAGACAGAGTCAGTGTCCAGGCCTGGAAGAGAATACAGGAACTCCTGGTGCTCAGTCCACTAGACCaaaattctcaaacttttttcaaAGTATGGACCATTCTTAAGAGAGAGTCTTCTGTGGGCCATCACATTCCAGTTCATGATTGTGTAACACGTTCAAGTCACAGCTGAAGccagagacacagagagcagcaaGAGCTTTCTACAGCTGTCTATCCTGGGAGCCGAACATGCAGACACTTGCTGATGCAAGTTACTTCATTCAAGTAATCGTGACTAAAGTTGTTCACATGCATAGGACTCTCCACATATGCCTAAAGACTGCACAGCAGTCAGCGCTTCAGGCTTACCCCCTATGGTGGGGACTACAAAGGAGGCTAATGTAAGGCTACTTATGTCAGCCCTATGCTGCTCCTGTGCTGGGGAAATTCTCTTGCAGCTCACTTATGCCTTCTATATGCCACCAGGGCGATTCATTGGGCGCAAAGtgaagagcagaatttgtctctaATAATCAAGCTTTATAGGTTTATTTAAACTCATTGAGTTGTCTGGTAATTCTCTTGGTGGATGGTAACACTTAAACCATAAATCTCTGAAATCCACTGGAGGGAAGGGGCATCCATAAAAATGTCCCTTAACACCATTTTGCTGCCTGGCCACAGAAACCACACTGACAGTGGCTTCCCTGACCATGACTGTCCCTGTAGCCCTCATCAGCGGAGCTCATTACTGCAGAGGAGTCAGTAGTATAAGTTGCTGCACTCTTTGTCTACAATAACATACACAAGGTTCCACAGTGTGCTGAGGGGTTAAGAATCTAGTAGAACTAGACCATGGTCAACTCCATCCACAGAGCTGGGGTTCTGCTGGGTTGgggaaagttaagcatgttctgaAGAAGCGGCACTCCCTCTTGCACATCCCCCACTTTAGCTCTGTGGGCATAAGCTCCTTTACACTCAGAGAATTGGAGGAGAGCATATGGATCTCTGGTTTTATGCTTATAAACCCCATCTGTTTTAATAATGGGTTTGCTCTTTAtactagttttattttatttagtgaaTTTCAGGGCTGCTAAGAAGCATGCTGATAACCACTTTAAAGAGATCCTAGGTAATACTATGTGCTCTGCAAGCTTTCACACACAACACTAAATACCTCATTGTCAATGAAACAACTTTGCTTTTTCAATTAATGAACCAGAGCAGAAGGACTGTGGTGTTTTTTGTGATGTGGGCAAAGGTTCACTAGGGATTTAAATGTTATTTCACTCGTGAAGCAGGCATCAGATCcaggccctactgaagtcaatggcaaaactccgatTGACTTCACACCGGGGCTTCAGAAATCTGAAGGTTTTGAGTAATATTTATATACTACTCATTAATATGCTACTAAAGTGAATCATCTAAACCTGATACATAATACACTTCTGTAAACAGCACTCACCGTCCATTTGTCAGCATTGAGTAGATGTCTTGTACCAACATTTCTGCTGCTCCCGGTTTACAGTGAATTGTCCCATCTATTAGTTCTTGGACAGGCTTCAAGtttcttttggaaaaaaactatagcaaaaaataaaaacagagagCATTTCAGTTCCTATTAGTTGAGAGGCACAGGTCCATCCTTCCATGCTTTTTACTTGATGTGTGATCGCTCACTTTGTTTTCTCTCAGCCTTTTCCAATCCAGTCCCACTCAAACCCTCACCCCGTAACCAAAATGACAAGCAATTCAAGAAAGTATGCAATATTATGGGTGAGAACTGAAATATAAACTGAGCAAAAATTCAAACTTTTTCTTCCCAAAACAACtggaaccaggggcggctctattttttttgccgtcccaagcacggcagtcaggtggccttcggcgggtgatctgccggtcccgcagcttcggcatacccgccgctgaaaccgcgggaccagcggacctctcgcaggcatgccgccaaaagtcgcctgactgccgccctcacagctgggctggtgcctggagccgcccctgactggaACCCCCTTCACTGCCCAACTTAAGAGGTGCATTTGTTAACAATACAAAAACCGTAAGGCCAAGAtttaacctggggtgcctcaATATTCCCACGGCCGGGTGCCTGGAATAAGTCACTGGGGTTGTCCAGTAGAGTGACGGATCGTTAGTTCCTCCATCGCCATCCCGGCGGAGCTTGGGGCGGCCCGCAGGACTGTCCGCGGCCAATCAATACAGCGGGGGGCGCGCCACGGGGCCGCCCCCGCTGCACCAACTTTCCGAGCCCGACGTGTCCCGGGCCATGGCGATGCAGGTTTCACACGGAAGAAAGGCTCGAGCGCTGCGTGCACGTTACAAGCTGCCCCGTCCCCGCCCAGAGCCGCTGCCCGGGCTCGTGCCCCCCGGCGGGGCGGCTCCCTCACCTGGCCGAGCTGGGACCAGTTGCTGAGCTTGGTGGCCAGCGAGGCGCCGTTCTCGTAGCTGTGGCTGTGGATGTCCCCGGGGTAGTACCAGGAGAAGATCTCGGCGATGAGGTAGCCGTTGGAGAAGTCCCTAGAGAACAACGACAATAACGGTAAGGCGCAGCCGGTGGCGCGCGCTCGGAGCCGCCCCGTCCCGTCTCACCGTCGGAAGTTCCTGGGGAAGAAGCTCAGGTCCAGGCTCTGCAGCCACCTCAGCACGGCGCGCGGCAGCCCCGTGCGCCTGGGAGGGTGCGAGTACGACATGGAGGCGCGGAGAGGCTGGGACTGCCCGCGAGCTACGCCCGCCGG harbors:
- the SPATA4 gene encoding spermatogenesis-associated protein 4, giving the protein MSYSHPPRRTGLPRAVLRWLQSLDLSFFPRNFRRDFSNGYLIAEIFSWYYPGDIHSHSYENGASLATKLSNWSQLGQFFSKRNLKPVQELIDGTIHCKPGAAEMLVQDIYSMLTNGRIKNIQDEVDFTDHYYQEQLPMVARSTASKAIKNNIKLTEIMIEPNINKNRQKVNAIINMHMQQRLVEREENPKRFNIKPSLAECAVRHPAAVDPSGSAINIQREKLSFISNLGLPEIRGKTGVHFKEIQVKQADRGSFTVDV